The stretch of DNA gttgccatttccttctcctgacctTACTAATTTTCCTTAATATACTTTTTCTGTTCTAGGACATCATTCAAGGTTCCACATTATATTTAGTCATCATATCTTCCCAGCCCCCTCCTTTGATAGCTTTTTaagctttccttctttttgatgaccttgacagttttgaggagaaCTGGCCAGGTATTTTGTAAAATGTGCCTCATTTTGGGGTTGTCTGATACTTATATCATGGTTAGACCATGGTAATACGTTTCTGGGAGGAAGACCTCAGAGTTAAGGTGCCACTCTCATAATGTCAAAGGTACATACTCTCAACATGATTCATCACTGTGGATATTAATCTCAATCACCTGGCTGAGGTCgtattttccagtttctccactgtaaagttctttttctctctcctcttataCTCTGCTATTTTGGAAGCATGTCACTAAGCGCAGGCAGCACAAGTTGGGCGGTAAATTGACTTTTCTGAGGGGAGGAGTACTTACATAAATTTTTTGGAGTTCTCCGTGTGGGAGATTTGTCTCTGCTCCATTTACTTATTTTAGTGTTAATATGAACCTTtggacatttattttattctttggataATGAGCCAATACTAcgttattttgttctttaaactGTTCCAACTTCAGCAACTGGGGTCTCTCAGTTTTCCTCTGTCCCTTTCCTATGCTCCCATCCTTTTGTTTCTTAAGCACGTCTCTACTTTCTGGTTTTACAAGAGACTCCGTTCCCAATTTGTATATTCTGCCCCAGTTCTAGAATCATCCATTTCTCAAAGGATCCCTGGTTTCTTTCATTGGAGAATGGTATTAGAAGCCAGGGTCTTGGAGCTGGTTGTGCTCATGGATGCTGGGCATCAGTACCTCTAGGCCCTCTCGATGGGTATAGGCATGTATGTTCATTTCACTGCTTCCTTTTAGTTTCGTTAttgatttttcctcttttcattggTGCATGACTTCACCTTGTCCTCCAGTTTGATTCATAATCTGTTTTCTCCTGGCTTCCAAATTAGGCTCTATTTCTTGGTtatccttttattaaaatttttcctatAATGTGAGAAATAATGTGCTCAGCTTTACCCATCTCTTGACATAGCTGCTCTGTTCTTGCAGACTACATGTTCTGCCCAGGACTTACTGGTGATACCCAAAGGTTATAGGACAAACAGACAAGGTTTGCTTTCAGGAATCTGCTTTGAAGAGCTTATAATGTAATTTTATGactctgaaaaaatatatgttcTGTCTGAATATCCATTTTCAACATGCAACAAAGTAATAAAGTAAATGCTTTGTTTCAGAAAGTTGGATCAGGTTATAAAAATTTCTAGAATTCTGCCACTGCAAGGATAAAgcattttctgaaaattatagTGCTATTGGAAAGGAGGATAAGCTTTCTGAAGACATGTATAATGAAATCACCTCAGGGTTAGAAGCAGATATAAGAAATTTTCTGATgatgttttttatttccttttcttagttGAATGGATTTGACATACAATGCTATGTAAATTTAGggtttacctctttttttttcttccttccttttactcccattttctttttgttgtctgCTGGGAGTAGGGTGAAAGGATTTATGAAAGACTTAAGGGGAATATAAAACACTGAACCATAGTAAACAATGTGtgaggaagaaagtgaagtttGTTTCCTGAGAAACTGGATAGAAGGGAAACCcttgaagaaggaaggagggaaatgaaTGCCCATATTCTTGTAAGCTGAAAGCAACGGTTTTAAGACTGAACATAGGCTCAGGTCCCCAGAGTTAGGCATCAATAGAGCATATGTCACAGAAGGGCTCTGCTTGGAGAAAAGACTCAGGTTATATTTGCTATATGTGTCTGGAATCTACAGCTTGAACTAGGCCAAGTCATGCTCAGTAATGTATTTAGTGAACAAATTATTCCCTTAAATTTACCCACTTAAAGAATAATAACAATTTACTTCTTAAAATAAGTACAGAATTAGTAAACATTAGTATTTATTTGTATTGATATTGTTACATTcctccaacattttttttttccttagaaaaaatATAACTAGAACATATTACCTGCTCTCATTTATGCTTCTTGGTAAAGGCTGGTTTATTTCAGGCATTTGTTAACTCACTTAGTCGTCAGTCACTTATTGAACATGAATGAGCCAGACATTATTCAAGTTTTTGAGGATATAGTTTGAAGTCACTTATGGTCCTTCTTAACTACTCTTTAATCCAAATTTTGGGAATCTAAAGGAGACCACTATGGAAGGAATAAGGTGTTATAGGTGCTATGATAGAGGTGACTATGTGAACAGTTTGGGGAAAGGGGAAAGATGAACCCTTTCTATTGACagctcccccattgcaggcacaGTGCTTGAGAAAGAAGCCAAAAGCTACTCCAGCAGATCATATAAACCCAAAGCCATAAAACACAggacaaggatgctggagtgtTCTCTCTCCCCCTTGCACTCACTCTCATCCTCCCCCACTCCACACTCATTCTGCTTCTTACCCTCAGATCAGAGGTCATGAGCTTCAAGTTTAGAAATATTAACACCATTGAGCACTTTATACATCCATCCTTCTCAAGGGAATGTCCTTAGAGTTCATGATCGTGGAGCAAAAAACTGATCAGGACTCTAAGATTTAAGATGAGGAGGGTGTGAGGGATGAGGGTAGGAAGGAGGCatgcaggaaggagaagaatgatAAGGAATGAATCCCAAATGATCCAAATTATCAGGCCTGGAGAGTAAGAATGAATGACATTGACAGAAACAAGAGTATGGCAGTCATTCAACACAGGTGGTAATAGCCAGCTGGCACAGGTTCATATCCCTGAACAAGCTGCTTAACTCCTCTGTTCCCCTCCTGTCCTCAGCCTGACGCGAACTTTAGCCAAACAATATGTTTAATCAGATAAATGAGAAAcctcagaaacaaaggaaaacagtcaaatgaGACCAAACAATTGTAGTTTAGTCTTTGATTAGGCAAAGTCAAGGAGATCAGTAGTTAACATCATCTGGCGGGGGTTTTCAATATCTCTTAGACACAGCTCAAAATGCTCGGAATATTCTCTATACTtgtagggtttcccaggtggcaccgatggtaaggaacctgcctaccaatgcaggagactcacgggtttgattcctggatcagcaAAAtttcctggagtaagaaatggaaacccactccagtaatcttgcctggaaaattccatggacagaggagcctggctggctacagttcagggggtcacaaagagtctgatataaCTGAGCGCACaaacaagctatgacaaacctagacaacttattaaaaagcagagacatcacattgctgacaaaggtctgtatagtccaaactatggttttccccagtagtcatgtgcagatgtgagagctggacctaaagaaggctgaacaccgaagaattgatgctttcaaactgtggtgctagagaagactcttgagagtcccttgactgcaaggagatccaaccagtccatcctaaaggaaatcaaccctgaatatttactggaagggctgatgctgaagctgaagctgaaactccgatactctggccacctgatgcgaagaactgactcattggggaagactgtgatgctgggaaagattgaaggcaggaggagaagtgggtgacagaggatgagatagttagatagcttGGATAATGAAGAACCTGGTTTACTTTGCCCAGAAgggaatgaaatatttatatgccattttctttttttttttttaatgcaaacaaAGACAGATAattgtttagtttttatttcacaATCATAAATTTAACTTTGCAATCCAGCTAAACTTGGGGGGGGATAAGGAAAACATGGAACCCAAAGAACTGTAGTGAGAGCACAAAGATCATAGGATATTTCGAGCAAATGGGGTGAAGGGGTGCTCTCCTGGGCTACAGAaggaatggtctggtggttaagtaAAACACGAGTCAAATTTATTAGATCTGTCCACAGTCAGCAATGGTGATCTTCTTGCTGGTCTTGCCGTTCCTGGACCCAAAGCGCTCCATGGCTGCCACGATATGCATGCCCTCTTTCACTTTGCCAAAGGCCACATGCTTGCCATCCAACCACTCAGTCTTGGCAGTGCAGATGAAAACCTGGGAACCGTTTGTGTTGGGGCCAGCATTTGCCATGGACAAGATGCCAGGACCTGTATGCTTCAGAATGAAATTCTCATCATCAAATTTCTCGCCATAGATGGACTTGCCACCAGTACCATTATGGCGTGTGAAGTCACCACCCTGGCACAAAAATCCTGGAATTATTCTGTGAAAGCAGGAACCTTTATAACCAAATCCTTTCTCTCCAGTGCTCAGAGCACGAAAGTTTTCTGCTGTCtttggaactttgtcagcaaacaGCTCAAAAGAGACGCGGCCCAAGGGCTCGCCATCAACAGCGATGTCGAAGAACACGGTGGGGTTGACCATGGCTAGACAGCAAAGGAGGCTCTGGGGTGGCGGCGTCTGCAAGGCCTTATTTGCCATTTTCTAACAACAATATCTTCAGATGCTCTGAGGGTCTTTAATTATGATTTTCAATTGTTAACTATCAAAAGCACACATAAAGACAGCTGTAAACAGTTGTCTATAAACTATAAACAGATCACCATAatgtagcattttaaaaaattgagctaTTTTAATTGATCATACcacttgaaaataatgaaaaaatgctgatagtttagtaaaaaaaaaaagtggccacTCATCAGTTCTTTGAATTTATAAACTGGGGTTGAAAGCCCAGCACTGTTTACAGACCTAGTGTTCTAGCTGTAGGCCTGTAGGCCCATCAGTTACCTCTTTTtctttggtggtaaagaatcagaaaGGTAAAATTATCACATTTTTACTTTTCAGGAATACTATGAGGTTAAGATAGAGAATCCTTTTCAAACTCTCTGACACCTCAAGTGTCAATAGGtttcaaaataaaactcaaaCTAATATTTGAGTTAGTAACTAAAAATGCACTCTGTGAACTATAATCTTAGGACCTACTGTGTGcatcctcagtcgtgtctgactctttgcgagcccatggactgtatcctgccaggctcctctgtccatgggattctccaggcgagaatactggagtgggttgccatttccttctctaggggatcttcctgacccaaggattgaacctgtgtctcttgcattagaagatggattctttaccaactgcaccaccttggaagcccattcTTAGGACCTACATCTGCATAAGAGAGAATCAAGAAAGTAGTTTTAACTTAAGTAAAAATTGATATAATTTAGAAGTTCAAAAATAGCAATTTTGACTGGTCATGATTCTAAATTAGTAGCTAAAAAGATGTTTGAACACCTAAAGGAatgattgcattttaaaaagattttcatgtTATCAAGAAGCtgaaaaacaccaacacaaaaCCTTTTCCTGGCCCTTCATTTATCTGGATTAGTTTTAaggtacaatttttaaaaaagctagatATATGCTTTAGGATATTTCACTGACTTTTACTATCTCTGAACATTCCTTGGTTCTTAAGAAGACTTTCAATGGCGCTCGTTTCTAAATTAATTCAGGCATTTGAGGGCAGTTGGGCCCTCTGCGCTTGAATAATTAAGTGAGTACTATTAGAGGAAAAGCTACACATTAGTAACTTGGAGGAACCAGAGTGGATGAAGCACTTTTCAGAACCTGCATgacaattttgaaaattaaacccagttaatagaaaaaaatgctaAATCAATGGCCATAAAATTTAATGGGTTTATAGCAGCCTTAACACAGTAGGACTGAATTATCATGttaatttaatttccatttctaaatGAACCAGAAGGCACAATAAAGGTCAATTAACCAGCTACCTTCcctgccttctttttcttttactgccGGTTTTAAATCACATTTGGCCCCAAAGCACTCACACTGCTTCTGGAAACTCATTAGTTTTtcctgaaattaaaacaaaaaagaaaaaaaaaaaagagacaaaaactaACAACTAACCATGTGCTGAGAACAACTGCTGAGATGCGCTACAGTTATGGGGATATATGTattcaaagaaaaatcttttacTCTTGTTACATCGAGGCTACAGACTTAGTTACACTAAGCCTAGGGAAACACACAAGTGAAAGGTCTCCTTGATAGTGTTTACCAAGTGTTCATCTACAGTGAAAAAGCTGTGTGTGCTGCTCTTAACATTTATGAGGCGAATAAGGAAAGGAGCTCCATCTGTGTAACGTGGGTCTGTTGTTAGTACAGTGAGAACCTCACACTTTGCATAGCCTGCATTTTTCACGTTGAAATGTGTCGTTTTGTATTAATAGGCCTTTATTACTTCAAAAACTTAATAGAAGGAGGGAAAAGTCAGTTTCTTCCCCCTCCACAGCAAGAAAATTCAGCCTTTGTTTTTGGTGCAATGGGTTGCTTGTAATTTGATATGTTTATCAAAATCTTCAAATATTCTGGTGTTTTCTAGTGATACAAAAGACGTAAAGGGTACTATGTTGGTgaacaaaatatacatttttgggggcaacatttataataaaaatgaaactggGTTTCTAATTCGAATGTTTGCTATAATTTGAAAAGTGATATGGAGATATTGGAAATGATCATAATTTTGATTTCAGTAGAAACctctttaaaataacataaataatggTTGTGAAGTATCCAACACTAGATATCAGATAACTGTCCATAAAGGTtaaccttcttttcctttctcctcttcagtataaagtagaaaaataaaatattcattatctaaagtttatttgaaattatttcttaggATTATAGAACTTTAAGGGAACAATAGTCCCAATACCTTTGTTTATGAATATCCATGGAAATAATCAACAGACAACTTATAATGGGAATAGAAAAGAATTTCATTCCAGTCAAACAGAACTCCAGCCTGGAAGACAAATTCAAGAAGCACTTGAACTGTGTTCCAGCAGTCTACAAAATGGGGGAGGCTTGTCTCCAAAGTTGTAGgcgggggggcttccctggtggcttagacagtaaagaatctgcctgcaatgcaggagacctgggtttgatccctgggttggggagatcccctggagaagactaCCAACTGCcgtgttcttccctggagcattccatggacagaggagcctggtgggctacagtctacggggttgcaaagagtcagacataactgagtaactAGCAACACTTGTATAGACTAATAGCACAAAATTATATAAGCTGTTTGTCAAGACTTAGGATTTGAGCTGGCAAGGAGTGAGGGTACTTGTTAAGCAAGGGTTGATTGGGGTCCAAAATGGTTGCATTTTGCATACGTTTACAGTGGCATCTGCCAGCTGATACTGTTTTGAAAATGGCTGGTAGTGACTTTTGAGTTCGATACAATTCAGAAAATTCAAGTTCCGGGTGATGAAGGAATGAGTTTGAAACTGTATCTACAAAGGCCACTCAGCTCCATCTTGGATGCCGGAACCATCTGTCAGAACAAAGAACGAACATCAAACTCCTACAAGGTTTCCACAGAGGCAGAGAGCATGTACACGGCGCGTCAGCAGGACCCTGATGGCCGAGAAGGAAACCTTGTCTTTGAAGGAATGACAGCCCTGGTGCCCTGGGGCGTTTATCACTGTCTTCAAAGTGGGCATTCTATACTACCTggtaaatgcattctttttaatgattaaagCAGCTGTATAATGTACGTCAGACAAGCCATGAGATAGGCTGTTCCAGTTAGCACTATGTTCAAGCCACATCATATATAAGCCAGAATGACATCTCCATACCTCAGGATGCAAAAATTTCTTCTATCACAAGATAGTTACACATAATTTAGATCAGAAGTCTAAGTGTTTTACTATCTGGCTaattatatgtttttctttcaaatgaaaacacttagttcacttttcatttaataaaaactTGCCCCTTGTCTCTCCTGCACACCTAAGATTATGTGTCTATTCTTACCCTCTCTCTCTAACGTTTCTGGAAGCTATAAGTAGGATTTAATGAACTTTTGtcaatttctgtgaaaaatacattgTGTGGAAATATTGATGTAGGAGTATATGTTCACAACACACATATTTGACAAATAAATGTATAGTCTAGATGTGATTGGTTTTCAGAGGCatcatttttctctgaaaactttTGTAGGCTAGTGAGAGAATGTAACCTTTTTTGGAACGGCAACCTATTTAATCCACTTTAAAAAGTCGGgtaatagaatggaaaaaaatcctgaaattttGTGACTGAAATTCTTTAGccatcagttcagtccctcagtcatgtccgactctttgtgaccccatgaatctcagcacgccaggtctccctgtcgatcatcaactcccggagttcacccagactcacgtccatagagtccatgatgccatccagccatctcatcctcggtcatccccttcacctcctgcccccaatccctcccagcatcagagtcttttccaatgagtcaactcttcgcatgaggtgtccaaagtactggagtttcagctttagcatcattccttccaaagaaatcccagggttgagctccttcagaatggactggttggatctccttgcagtccaagggactcttaagagtcttctccaacaccacagctcaaaagcatcaattcttcggtgctcagccttcttcacagtccaactctcgcatccaaacatgaccacaggaaaaccatagccttgactaggcggaccttagtcggcaaagcaatgtctctgcttttgaatatgctatctaggttggtgataacttttcttccaaggagtaagcgtcttttaatttcatggctgcagtcaccatctgcagtgatttatggACAAAAGTACATTTAAATGATTTTGTTCATTTCATGTGTGTACTAAGCAATGCTTTCAGGAGATGGAGgaatttgtgttgttttactCCTGGTTTTTCTTCAGAGTGTCGTTGGGGTTGCACGCGTGGAGCACCCCCTTTGTCACCTGTGCAGGGGAGCTCCTTAGTGactgccctctcctcctcccttcctccccctgcAGCCCCTTCTCTGCTCTCTGAGAGCTCCAGAGTGTGAACTTGACCTTGGAGCGCGGGGGAGCCCAGTGCCTGCTGTGGCCTTTCGCCACTGCTGTTCTCTACAATTGATGAGGACATCCTCCGACAGCGGATTCTCAAAAATTATTGCTGATTAACTGGACAATATCACATCATATGACGTAATGACCCTGCCCTCCGCAACCTTGTTTTGAGACTGAAGGGGTCTTTCGAACATTAGGCCATTGTGCTGCCAATTATGTCACTGAACTGTTGCTATGATTTAGTTGTTGGAGTCACAGAAGTCCCTGGACTGTGACTGACCACGTGCAGGCAGGAGGCCTGCAGGAGCGGTTCAGGTGCCtgggaggagaaggcaagagGGGAGAATGGCAGCGGAGGGTGAGGGCGAGGAGAGGAGGAGGCCAGGGCAAGGCATGCCCTTCAAGACCTCATTCGTGGGGCCGAGTTCCCCATTCCCAGCTGTGCCTACACACACAAAGACACGAACAtgcgcacacagacacacacaaacacacacacacacacacacgaacacccacacacatggacacacacacagacacacacacacacgaacatgAACACACACAGGAACATACACATagacatgaacacacacacatgcatgaatacacacacaaacacaaacacacacacagggacacacagacatgaacacacacacgtgcacacacagagacacgaacacacacacagacatgaacacgtacacacacacgagcacacacacacatgaacacacacaggcATGAACACAcagacatgaacacacacacgaacacacacacacatgcacacacacgaacacgtacgcacgcacacacacagacacgaacacacacacacacacacacacacactgctcatTGACCCCTGCCTGCATTACCTCTGGAATGTCCTTGCTATGTCATGATCAGGTCCGAGGACTACTGAGTTTGGAATTTCTGTCTTGAAGACTTTAAGGAAGGAACTTCTTTCAGGCAAGAGGCTGGCTGGTGTCTCTCCCGTATCTCATAACACAGTTCTCCGAGGAGTTGTCTTATTAGAATCTATGTAGGTTTTTTCAGCTCTCCTGCCATCTGGCTGTGTGCTCTGGGGAAGTCACTAGACTTTTCTGGGCCCCGGTTTCCTCAGTAGTGAGAAGAGCTTGCCCTTTGATCTTGAAGGAACTTCTGGCCCCAACACTCCATGTTTCTTTGAGGTCCCATTTCAAGCATGAAGTAAGAATGTCAGGCAGGATCAAAATGTCCCAACTTGCTCCCTTTCCTTCAATTTACCTGTCTTGAGCAGATTAATTAATGAAATGAATGGATTCTTCTCAAGaacattatgtgtgtgtatgtatatgtatgtgtaaacatatacatacatacacatacatgtgacaataaaaagaaaaaaatctgggtTTTGACTTCTAAATTTTTTGGACTGTCAGTGGTGgtcgtcactcagttgtgtccgactcttcacaatcccatggactgtagcctaccaggctcctctgtccatgaaattctccaggcaagaaaactggagtgggttgtcatttccttctctaaatttTCTGGACTGTCAGTTACATTCTTAATATTGAGATGGGTCTAGTTTATGTAaaaatgtgtgtttgtttttagctTCAGCCTGTTAGGAAAGCTGGAGGAAAATGGTACTCATTACTCACTAGGAAACATCTGTCCATTTCTGTAGagcagtatatatatttttagtggcaatattttatattattaatacacTTAGACTTCACCATGAGTCCCCCAAACACTGGGAGATGGAGTCTCTGGTGCCTTGTATGAAATGGGCCCGGTGGCTGGCTGGTGAAGGAAAACACCAATTCGGTACCTAGCAGGATTTGCATTatcttattaaaatgtatttgctaAGAATTTcaattggaaggaaagttcttaGAATTGTTACTTTTCTTTTCTAACCCTTgggaggaatgaatgaatatgtggTGTTAGTACGGTGTGAGCGTCCTTCTCGCTCGTGGCTGGGCCACTGTCAGAAGGGgacaaaatgaatgagaaaagtgGGACATGCCAGTGGAATGTCTCAGCAGAAGGGCCCTCCTTACTGGGGGCAGAGCTATTCGGTTCCCTCTGGGCCTCCATCTGCCCACGAGCAGCTGGAGAG from Ovis aries strain OAR_USU_Benz2616 breed Rambouillet chromosome 9, ARS-UI_Ramb_v3.0, whole genome shotgun sequence encodes:
- the LOC101112827 gene encoding peptidyl-prolyl cis-trans isomerase A-like; translated protein: MVNPTVFFDIAVDGEPLGRVSFELFADKVPKTAENFRALSTGEKGFGYKGSCFHRIIPGFLCQGGDFTRHNGTGGKSIYGEKFDDENFILKHTGPGILSMANAGPNTNGSQVFICTAKTEWLDGKHVAFGKVKEGMHIVAAMERFGSRNGKTSKKITIADCGQI